Within the Rosa rugosa chromosome 2, drRosRugo1.1, whole genome shotgun sequence genome, the region CCGCCGGTAGTACAGTTATACCGCTGACTTCCCACACTGAAAGAAATATTACCGAAAACAATACCCTTTTCACTTGCATAGACATGAAGGCTAGATCTAGTGCAGCCAATCATACAGCATAGATCGCCAATGGCTGCACTGACCTTGTCTCGACTTTTGAAGAGTTCAGGATTTCGGTAATAGACGGTACGAATTTCCGTGGTTATCTCCTTCATACACAACTCGTAAATGATAGTGAGAAGAGCGTCGAGGACTTCAAACTTGTGttcattctttctttttctttgtgcaTCCTCCTTTTCTAGCACATGGCGGTCGAGCTCGAAGTTGTATTTTTGGTTGGCATCAGCCCTTGATGACACCGGGAAGGTGTTATGATTACTACGAGCAAATGCTTTCAATTTACCAATTTCCAAAAGTACTTGCTCACTGTTCTTGTATATAACCTGAAGGATCTTGTCGTTGCAAGTGCTGATCTCAAAGCCTGAAGTCTGACGGTAACTTTTGATGTACGTCCTGATATCTTTGACGATGGTTTGTGGTGACTTGACGAGCTCTTTAAAGAGAAGGTCTTTGTTGATCGCATTTTGGAGTTCTTGGTGTATACGTTGTTCAAGTAGTGTATCttgattttcttcttcaacGTTTGAAAGTCCTCTAGATTGAAGATCTGCTTCTTTATTAGCTTCACCTGCACCttgattttcttcttcatcCTTGGAAAGTTTTCCAGAATGAAGATCTTCTAATAGCACCTACAGATCGAGAACCTTCTCCTTCATAACCTTCAGCTGTACCAAAATTGTCTTCGTCATCTTTAAAAAGTTGTCTATTTATAGTTGGAGAACCTATAAGCTTCAGATGTACCAtgattttcttcttcatctttaaaaagttgcctatttataggtggagaaccttctttttcttgaattttttcttttagaagtATTTTAAGCATATGAGATACTTGTTTCTTAGCTTTCTTAGCTAGGAGTCGCCAAGCCAGTGTATCAGCTGGGGAAGGTGTTAGAATAAATGTGGACCTATCATCATCTATATTCAGTTTACAAACTAGATTGGAATTTGTCCACTAATAGGAGTTGTAAGCTAAGTACAATACCTAGAAACCTATTGAGACAATTATATCAGCTCAttggttaggaatccattagtTGGATTACATTGTAATTCGATTTAGTGTTGCATTAGGTtttcttgttgttggtgacttggaTTCTAAGAAAcatctttatgggaggattcttaggatcataaccaatatatatagaTGTGTTGGTCCCTGCTCTCTCGGTTACAAAAGCATTAAGTCCTGCTCCATAGAAAGGAGCTTGTATTCAGAGACGAGGAGAAGATCAATACTAGCTACTGTCAACTTGTCTGCAGCAATGGCACCTAACAATGAAGAAGGTATGTTTCAATTACCATATTGCTTAGTTCATGTTGTGTTGATTAACATTAAGTGTGTTTATGTAATTGTGAACTGATCTTGGATTAATTGCTCATTCAGTCTAACAGAAGGACAAATAGGTTTTTTATCATCCTTAGTTGGGGGAGGAGAAGCAGGTTCTGCACTTCTATAAACAAGTACTCTAGCTCGAAGATCTTCTGTTTTGTTAACTATCTTATATAGGCGTCGACATTTCCTGTCCACTACTAGTTTAGCAACTGGGGAAGGAATATCAGGTTCTTCATCTCTATAAGGTTCTCTACGTAGAAAATCTAAGAAAGGTGAGGCTATCTTAGCTAGACGTCGACATCGCCGAGCCAGTTTACAAGCTGGGAAAGAAGAAgcaggagttttttttttttttgagaagaagaagaagcaggagTTATTGGCTTACTCTTCCGCAACGGGGTTGCCATCATAACTTGCAATATTAAACGCtgagttgagacttgagaggaAGAAAGAACCGATTGCTGTTGATTTTGGTGCTGTAGAACTCCTTATTTATATAGCGTGAAGTCGTCTTTCCACGGAGAACCTGGAATGTTATTATTCCTGATTTCAACGGGGTTCTAAGAGAATTAGGGAAAGGAGAAAATGTAAGCGACCATTTCCATAGAAAATCTGGAACGTTACAATTCCTGATTTTAATGGGTTTCGTAAGAGAAGGAAAAGAATGGTCAGGCTTCTCCCGGGCGTAATAGGATAGAACGAGTGTTGTAACCTTGATACAATAGGAATCTCGGATCTGAAGAACAACTTTATTTTCATGAATGCAGTCCAAAAAGCTCACCCCTAGAGGTGTTAATGGTTCACTTTAGACCCGCCCATTATGTATCGCAAATACAAAATATTCTCAGAAAAATTACACCAGATTTTTCCCTCGAAGATTATGTCTAATTTGTTTTAATATATTATGCGTCGTGATTCATAAACTGATGATCGAGCCAAGAGTTATGTAAAATTGACATTCTTTTTTAAATCGAATTTCATGTACCCACGTTATTTATCTCCCTAGAGCTCACACCCAACAACCACGTCGTTG harbors:
- the LOC133731342 gene encoding DNA topoisomerase 6 subunit A-like, translated to MKKKIMVLLEDLHSGKLSKDEEENQGAGEANKEADLQSRGLSNVEEENQDTLLEQRIHQELQNAINKDLLFKELVKSPQTIVKDIRTYIKSYRQTSGFEISTCNDKILQVIYKNSEQVLLEIGKLKAFARSNHNTFPVSSRADANQKYNFELDRHVLEKEDAQRKRKNEHKFEVLDALLTIIYELCMKEITTEIRTVYYRNPELFKSRDKVSAAIGDLCCMIGCTRSSLHVYASEKGIVFGNISFSVGSQRYNCTTGGIKGTPIPSKTDKIKSMKNKDALFILVVEKETVFQRLVEDGFCRKYRCILITAKGMPDVASRFFLRKMWSEFQLPVFALVDFDPYGLKILSVFRNGSKNMSFDSENLTTPDIKLIGMLHKDIERYQIREDFKLKMTDFDIKTARSLLKKPYISEEEKEGLRYMLDNGIKCEVEAWYSHGIEFLSKVVLPLNIQNMVVPGQPSA